CAGTCGGCAAATGTTATTCTAACAGATTGTCTGTCGGTATAAGTAGAGTCCGTCGGTAAAAACTTTTACCGACGGGACTAGCACCGACGGGAGCTGTCCGTCggtataagtttataccaacTGATTGTCCGTCAGTATATCGATTTATACCGACAAACTGTCTGTCGCCGTTGCGGGGTTGTGGTGTAGTGTCCACCAACTGGCAAGGTGAAGGGGAGGGGGACGCGCCGGGAAAGGCGGAGACAAGGGAGATGGCTTGGCTCCAAGTCAACGGGCACCATCACGAGGAGCCAGGTGAGTTGACTTCCAGCGACTGCTGCAACTTTAGCAGACTGGAGCACCCAAATTCCAATGTACAGAAGCGATGAATGCACCCGAGGTAGAAGCACTCCTCCTATCAAGCCCATCACTGCAGAACTTTGCAGTTTCTGACGCTTTGACCAGTCTTCAAGTTGTAATGTCATTTGAGAATATGGATGAAGATTTGAGAATATGCAGGAACACTGGAGCTGGGGAATGCATACAGGCAGCAAATTCGTGCGATGTATAATAGATATAGCCCCGAAACCCAACAATTTCCAGTGACAAAGGTTATGATATGCTGTCCAGAAAAAAAGGCAAATATTTTCATGCAGTGAAGGAACAGAAATTTTACTTTAAAATGAGACAAACAGAGAGAAAAGTACTTCAATAATACAGTGTCACGCTGTTTCCAGGAAAAGAGAATTTATAAAACAACGATCTGAGTTCTGAAGAGAATTCATGTCATCAACTGCTCATAGAGTAGGTTTCACTTCATCTTGGACATCAATTTCTCCTTGGAAGGATCATGTTTCTTGCATGCTGGAAAGGGGAGACCTGAAAACTCAATAACATGCTAAATTAGCACCACAGGAAAATATTATAAAGTCTATGATTCTACTGATATTAGGCTATGTAAGACAAAGTTGTATTTAAAAATCGATGCCAACAAGTTAGTTACGATATGCACTGATAGTTCTGTTGCAATTGATCTTTGGCTTTAATAGACTAGTTTGGGAAGTGTCATTGCAGGTGAAAAAAACATGAAACCACAACTTATTTGATGATGTTGGGAGTGTAATAATCCTAGAAATTCTATTTGCTTTAGTTGTCAGCCTTTGCAGcagaaaaaggaagaggaaCGCTACTTAATACATAACACAACATAATGAAACTACATTATCTGAAGAGACAAAAGCAATGTGAGTGTGCATACCTAATCAAAAATTGGTACGTTTTCCATTGAGCTTATTAACAATATCAACTATGGAAGGCCTTCTGTTCCGATCGGCCTCCACACACTTCAGCCCAATTACAATGCATGCTCTTACTTGCTGGAGACCATTGTGATTTAGTGATGGGTACTTGTTTATTATTTGCTCATCTGTCTGCCAATTTTTATGTACCTGCAGGGTTGGATTTAATCCGTAGTGAGAATGTATCAAACAGATGCATGGAAATATTCTAAACAGATGTTCCAAATTTGAAGCCATAAAGCAATACTATCTTACATTGTCGACAAACAGTCTTGCAGATCTGTCTTGAGAAACTGCACAGTTCTTCTCTCCAGTCGTGATCTCAAGAATAACCATGCCTAAACTATATATGTCGGACATGGTGGAGATTTCACCTCTGTATAGATATTCCGGGGCTATGTACCCACTGCAAGAGTTATTAAAGAATAAAATGGCATTTACTCTATAataaatagaagaaaaaaattatttctgTATATTTCACAGTTTGTTTCGCCTTACTTATATCCCTTAACGTTGACTGTGTACATTCGGGTCTGCTCTTTGCCAAAGAGTCTAGAGAGACCAAAATCAGCAATCTTTGGAACCCAGTTATCATCCAACCATATTGAGTTAGGCGCGAGATTCATATGAACAAGGGGGCCACTAATCAATTCCTTGTGAAGGAAATGTAAACCCTGGCAGATCCCCTTAATTATTTTGAAACGCGTGTCCCAGATTATTAACGTAGTGTCTGCTCAAGGAGTCAAGGAGTAAAGAAAGTACTAGTGAATTATAAGTATTATAAGATAGGAGTGTCCGAAAGTGTATGTTCCTTACATTATTGGcaataaataaatgaaaattGGAAATAAGAATCATAATAACTATTTTGACAATTGTTCATATcctgtggagagagagagagagagagagaggtgctgGATTATGTATTGCATACCATAAATATAATTGTCAAGACTTCCCTTGGGTAGATATTTGTAGCAAAGGCAGCTTTCGGTCATGTCTACAATCACATATCTTCCATTATTCTGAACCACTTTCTTCTGCGCTTCATGGCAGTAGTGAACCAGCTTTACTATATTTTCGTGCTGAAGTGCCATAAGGTTTGTAACCTCAGATGCAAATAATACACCGAGTGGCACTGCTGCATTTTCAGCAAGCCTCTTCACAGCAATCATGCCACCCCCTTCTGGAAGAACCCCCTGTCCAACCCTCCTCCATGGATCAGTTATCGTACAACAGATTTGTATGGAATAATTTGATGTCTAAATGGTAGGGGTCAGTCGCACCTTATAAACTGTTCCAAAAACAGATCGGCCAAGCTCTTGTTCAGGAGAGAAATCTTTGGTAATTTCCTTAATAAAGGTCACGGGTAGGTCTTTTGGTAATGTACTCGCAAGAGCAAGACTCTGCTGGCTCGCCATTTCTGATGGCCCTCTTGAAGTCTATGGATCTGAGAGCTACAAATCAAAGCATCTTGTTTAATAATGTACCCGAACACATACATCTAGCAAGAACATGATGATTCTTCTGAAACCATTAGAAAGCAAACCATAAGTCTTACCTTTTCGATTCATGAGTTGAAAAGGGGGAAATTTTGAACCGGGTGAAAAAGGGGAAATTAATTGAATGTACATAAACAAACTAAATCACAGCATCAACACTGAATACGCACAAGCATGATTGTAGTAAGcagaaatattttaaaaataaccaGATCCTAATTAGGAGCACGAACCTGCACTTGAAGGATACTGGCTGAAGGGAAGAACACTCGAAGGAGCAGTGGAGCACTAGCTCAAGAGGTTGAGGTTCTGAGATGGGTGCCTCCATTATTGCTATaaaaaaatggagagagagagagagagcgagatgCTACGAACCAACCGCGTAAACAAAGAGAAGTTGACTTGACTGAGGCCTAAGAGGCCCCATGACGATGAGCGCCCATGTGGTCACGCGCTTTGGTGATGCAGGGCAAGTAGTGCTAGCCTGCTTCTGTGCCCATCCCGCGGCCCGCAGCAGCCTTGCACGAGAGCTCTTGTCACCGCGTCCCGGAAGCTCGCGCGTCGTCAGCCATACTGGCTCGCGCGCCGCCTCTGGTGCAGGCTCCTCCAGTCCTCCTGCCGCCGGGTCGGCGTTTGCTCGATGCGGCGGTTGTTGGTGTAAGGGTGGGCAGAATACCCGAAACTCCTACGCGAAAAATCTGAGCTCGAACTCGAAAAATCCAACAAATCCGAATCTTAATTCTGGTTCCAACctacggtacccgaaattattacagGTAATTGGGGTATCGAACTACGGTACTCAAACTACGCGAACAACTCGAAACAGCTCAGCCCAAGCATGTTTATTCACtgcagcccagcccaccaagcaccttaaccctaaccctagacaGCCGCCTTCACCACGCCCCACACTATCGCCACCAGAGTAACCCCCGCCCCCCAGCCGCCTCGACACTCGATCGTGCCACCACCTGTCGTGGCGCATCCTCACCCCCCGACGCGGCGAcgccccgcccccgccaccgccggccgccagtgcaatcggccccgccgcccaccgACGCCCCCGGCCCTGCCGGCCGCCTGTCTCcgcgccgcagcccgccaccGCCATCGCCCCTGCTGGCCGCCAATCTCCGCGCCGCAGCGCctcctcgcccccccccccccgacgtcCCCGCTTTCGCCCCCGCGGCCCACCCCTGCCCCCGCATCCTGCCGTGGGGCGCCCTGgccaagctgccgccgccgctcctgctgAAGAGTTGCTGCTTGAAATCGAGTAGTTTGGGGTTACCCGAACGCGAACTTGAATTTTGGGTACCCCAAATGTtggatttttattattttaggcAAATTTTTGGTATCAATTctcaaaactccaaatttcaaaaattcGAATAACCCGATTCGAAATTTTCGGGTCACCGAATACCCAGCCATATGTTGGGGTGTGGGAGCGGCCTGGCCCGTGCGCTGCAACCTGCAAGGAAGGGTAGGCTCCGGCGCGAGCAGGAGAGGACCGCTGGAGCCATTAGTGGAGGATCGTACGGTGCCACGCAGTACCAGCGTCCGGCGAGTACGCGGCGCTGGTTGCTTGCACGTTCCAAGAGGCCAATAGGAGTTGCGTCGCTGGTACTCGTCTGCAGCGCATACAGCTCGAGCAGATACCCAAGAAATTATCCGGATAGGAGCCGAGCCAGCAGTGAAAAGCAAGTGTAGATTCCCTTGTACTGTAGCATTTATGCCGGCCTGTGGTTGTCACAGGAAACCTGCACAGGGCAAAAACACAAAGCACATTTGCATGCATGCTCGGATGTAAATACCAGCTACCGAGTCATAAAGATACTTCGTTACCGGTTCTACCGATGGGAAATACCAGCCGTTCCTAGAGAGGATGCCACGTTGACACCCGCAGACAGCTCTGTTATTATTGGCTAGTGTTTAATGGATAGTGAAGTGTTTCTCCctattttatttctttattagTTATTTGTATAAAATCGCCACGCGTATCCAGGCTAATTGAGTACATATGCTAAGGGGCCAAGAATCGGCGCAACGCCGTGAGTTCTGGCCTCACGTGGGGCCCAGACAGCACTATTCACAGTGGGGCCCATATGTACTGttcacaagtgggccccacataGACTGTTTAGAAAAGttcacaagtgggccccacacgCAATGTTCAGTACTGTTCGTGAGGTTTTTTTTACCATTTCCAGTATAAGTCTGCCTTCTGTTTTTTAAAAAGGAAAAACTTCCCAATATTTACTTTCTAATATTTAAAACACCTGTTATCTAATATACACTTGAGACTTCCTAATATTTATAGCACTAGTTATCAAATATACACTTGAGACTAAAGTTCTAACAATATTTATTTATATGAACGATTCAGCATATAAAGGGGTAGTCTATGTGTTAATTTTACATCAACTGAGAATTTTAGATCGTTAAAAATATTTACCATCAGCCACTGttcacaagtgggccccacacgACACTGTTCAGTACTGTTCGTGaggttttttttccctttccagTATAAGTCTGCCTTctgtttttttaaaagaaaaaacttcCCAATATTTGCTTTCTAATATTTGAAACACCTGTTATCTAATATACACTTGAGACTTCCTAATATTTATAGCACCAGTTATCTAATATACACTTGAGACTAAAGTTCTAACAACATTTATTTATATGAACGATCCAGCATATAAAGGGGTAGCCTATGTGTTAATTTTACATCAACTGAGAATTTTAGATCGTTAAAAATATTTACCATCTAACTAACTGATTGTACTAAACCaaacttaaaaaaatatatcatagcATCTTATCTGTACTATACGATCTCATAAGTCAATGATGTccataaaagacaataataccTATCGTTACACACTACAAGTCTattgtaaaataaaaaatatacattTTTATACAAAAAATTAATTCCATATTTCAcagtaatatatttttttatataatttaaaaCATCGTATGATCCTCTTTCGAGAacagtaaaaaaaaatataacttcGAGTTAGCAATTTCCTATACGGGCGCACATAGCGCGCCTACCAAACTAGTAATCTACTATAGATCCATTAGTCGCAATTGAGTGGAGATAGTATATGAAACTAAATAAATGTTACCATCCATCATGTAATTAATTAAGTATATACAAATATAGTAGTACTTATTTAAACATATTAATATTTAGAAATATATACAAGTATATCAATCGATAATTATCAATATTATGTCACGATTATTATTACACGTATATAAAAATATCACGACAACGATGGTGAGGACCAGTGGTGATGACCCCTGGTGTGATGACTGATTGACAACCGCTGTGTGTTGATGTTTGTCTTTGTTGTGAAGTGTGGGTGAAGGGTGCGCGTGGCGGTCGACGGCACGAGGTAAAGGTCAAGTGAAAGGTTCGGAGAAGAACACGAGTAGTCTTGGACCGAAGGACCCGAAAATGCCGGGTGGAGTCACGGGTGGCCCACATGGTGCATGGATCGACAAAGGAAGCATGGGGGAAGGATGCGGTGGCGTGGGCCGAGTCGGCGAGGACGATGGCTAGTCAAGTAGACGGTCCGTGCAGCGAGTGTGCGCAAACAACTCGAAACCATCAAGGCGTGGTAGGAGGTCCAACACGTGCCGACATTAAAAAGGTCGCGTGGCGGCCAAGTGGAGACGGATGGTTTCaatggtttgggcctcaaaaccatGATCAATGGCTGGTTTCCCAATTTCGTTTGCAAAATCGGGGACGGACTTGGCGCGATCAAGGTCCGGGCGGAGAGCACGTGGCGCCATCGCGAAACTTGCGTCGAGACGAAGCAAAGTCGTGAAGGCGGCGTATCCGTCCGATGCTCACAGAAAAAGATGGACCATTTTGCCTTTGCGTGGACGTATATCGTAGTTAATAGCTTAGGGCATTTTAGTCGTTCGTGGGAGACTTTATATAGATAGGCATGCTAGTTGGAGGAGTGCTTTTGtcactcttttttttctctctattttttttttgagattttcaGATTAGGGCGGGAATGGAGGTCCTATCCTCCTTGTGTCCCGTGTGTCAAGATTTGAGTGAATTTTATGTTCATCTTTGTGTTCTTCGAGTTTTTTTCTGCGATTTTCGAGAGTATTTTCGTGTGATTTTCGATTTGTAACTTTTACTCAACCGTTTCGCGATTTTCTTCATGGATCTGTTAGTCCTCGTCGATGCGAATCTTTGGCTCAAGTTTTATCTCATTTCGTTGTGATTTGAGCGAGTACTTTTGATTTGAAGTTTGAATCCCGTGTTTGCTCCCTTCCCGTTTCTTCTCTGTTCTTGCTTCTACTCTGAGATTTTCTTTTGAGCGGAGGACCAAAGGGCACCCCAGCAGTAGAGGGGAGCGAGCTGTGCTTGCctagcagcgggcggcggcggcgctcgagcaCGCgccatttttatttttatatttttcgaaaatattttttacagaaatatattttcaatatcacattttacagttttgtacccctaccgcccggcaggggggcggtagggggcctgccgcccagcAGCGGGGTGGCATGGACTTATatgtaatttttaaaaaattttattTGCGCGGGAGCCCTTggtgggagcctgccgcccccctggcgggcggcaggccccctgccgccaaccCACTGGGCGgcagggagcctgccgcccgccaGGGGGGCGGCAAGCTCCCTGTTGTAGGCACCACCATTAGATACAAATAAAAACCATTAGTAAAGAATATGAATATAAAAAGTATAAGCTAGCAATTCACACTCATAcgcaaatgagaacgaaataggtgatgtatgagaacgaaataagtataacatgatgacatgtccataacaaaaatacagaaacagcTAGAAGCACatcctaaccaccccggccaccccggccatgtcgacctcttttacgctgagcgtggacgtggtctgtagagtaggtgtgtcgctctggaggccctacgtctctacctggacgtccggtgggcacaggtgtctggaaggtaATATCGGCCTGcgggttaggtgtagaaaataaccgactccaatcttcgaagtttgcctcaaaggtatcctgtatgggccctatacagtagcaattaagatatcttaatatcgtcttataagtcatatattttggtatatattcatcatacgtacctggtggtggatacgaggaatgacccatatcaggaagctggtggtgcgatcctgtaaaccgttcaaattatctaaaatattcatagagataagaagcacatgataaattcgggctacagattaggtatttaccttgcgttccttctgctgtcgccgtagggtaatacgaagaaggtccaGCATCATACCCctgttgtgatcctatatgtaaatacaaaaggaattagacttcataccacaattaattgaaattaagatattaactatatgtttaccgaaaggtcgtggtggtgcctgtgttggttgaaatgatttccctgcagctggtgccatggtactaaactgagTTCCTCCGTGAGGTTGGTAAGGTGGGTGTGTatcacctgtatggactgagaattaattgttggcTTCAAAATAGGAAGTtagtaagtatcctcacgtacctggataatgctgctgagaccaataaggtgcttGGGAAGACTGATGCTgtgtgggaccacaaggaaacgaggtcgaggcttgagacgaaccgtacgagtcatcgtacgatgtccggctaccaaaggcttcaagcatggaatgggctctttgggaaactcgggtccaggccgactcttgctcattcctatccatcatagatccccctcgaatcctcatcaaattcgcccTGGCATCTAAGTCCATCAACCTGCACAATTCAAACTGCAAGCAAGGAAAAAAAGGCATTAACACTgtaatccaaagtatttgaaaagcgatgataattttgactcaccgccccagctaatgcttCATCCCTATGTCGTGCGTACCCATCCTGTGctgtcgcaacatgcggctgtggttgcatgtcagcatatatcaagcggcaacgagtctgaggctggtaccagctcaggtacgccctgtacgaagcctccgtgtgtgcaggggtcgcaagcgtcacgttctcctctgcctggtcccagccgtcgacccaaggctgcagccttgtcacccacatgttggagaagggttgcccagtcctcgataaactaaatattgaaagcaatttagtcaaatatgattagttaACTATACAATGCATAGTCACTGAAATAGTATATGAATTGTTACCTGTGGTCATGGCATTCGATCCGATCAATGCTGACGGCACAGgatacaactgcctttgaccgaactgtctcctgactctgtccgggcagtgagcctcaatgtaaaagtcgtacaccaacgctgtagttgtcatccataaggcatggtcctgaaagcaaaccgaagatatcccgatCGGTGCACGAGTGTTTATAGCCAACTCGGAATAGGGCTCCCACACGACGTCTTCAGGTGTCAACCGATCAAAATCAGCAACAAAATCAGGATAGGCCCGACGAGACTACGTGGGCCCACCTCTTCTGCACAACattaataataatatgtacaaataagaaatacaaagaagataaaacaaagcaacagaattggcaac
The genomic region above belongs to Panicum virgatum strain AP13 chromosome 8N, P.virgatum_v5, whole genome shotgun sequence and contains:
- the LOC120684680 gene encoding cysteine-rich receptor-like protein kinase 40, which gives rise to MASQQSLALASTLPKDLPVTFIKEITKDFSPEQELGRSVFGTVYKGVLPEGGGMIAVKRLAENAAVPLGVLFASEVTNLMALQHENIVKLVHYCHEAQKKVVQNNGRYVIVDMTESCLCYKYLPKGSLDNYIYDTTLIIWDTRFKIIKGICQGLHFLHKELISGPLVHMNLAPNSIWLDDNWVPKIADFGLSRLFGKEQTRMYTVNVKGYNGYIAPEYLYRGEISTMSDIYSLGMVILEITTGEKNCAVSQDRSARLFVDNVHKNWQTDEQIINKYPSLNHNGLQQVRACIVIGLKCVEADRNRRPSIVDIVNKLNGKRTNF